The stretch of DNA TAATGCTTCTGCAGCCTGTCCCAATGACGCCAATGGTCGCGTAACCCAGCGCACCGCCCACAACGACAAACCCACTACAGAAAGCAGAAGAACCAAAAGTGTCGAGATCAATTTGCCGGGTATAAGAAAATGATCTTCGGGCAGTCCTTGCAACATACCTACCCAGGTCCCATCGCTGAGCTGTGCTTCCATTTTATACACGGTTGCTTCAAAACCCATCATTTGCCGGTGCACAGATTTGTCGTGGTCGTGACGCATACCCATCATGCCCGGCATGGGTGGGAGTTCTTCTGCAGCCACAATGGATACATTGACCGGCCGGGAACCCAGTTGGCGTGTCAATAGTGCCATCATGTGGCCGGTGTGAGCGGACTGTATATCTGCCCGGATTTCGCCAAGGCTCGGTTCCTGAACCAGAAAAACACGCAAGGTTGGTGAGTTCAGGCTTTGAACAATAAGTCGGCGTTGGGTTGACGGCAGGCTATCCATCAATTCAACGATACCGACAAACCGTTGGGTTGTGTACCAGCCACCGGCTTCGTAAAGGCTGGCAGCCCGGTCACGTAACAATATATATGCACCGAGTGATTGTGCCACCAATAGACCGACCAGCAGTACCAACACCAGGCGTCCAAACAAGCTATGCGGGAACCTAGTGTGTTTTGGCGATGTGAGCTTTTGCATAATCACGACTTGGGCAGCTCGGTTTTGCGTTCCACTTTTGTTGACAAGACATAGCCTTCACCGCGTACGGTTTTTATAATGGACGGTTCCGGCCCGGTATCGTTGAGGCGTTTACGAACTCGCCCAACCTGTACGTCGATACTGCGATCAAAGGGTATGGTTTCACGACCTCGAGTTAAATCCAGTAATTGATCCCGGCTTAACACCCGATTGGGATGTTCCAGAAACACCCTTAGTAAGCGGAACTCCCCATCCGTCAAAGCGATGATAACTCTTTGTGGTGAAACAAGTTGTCTGCCAACCACATCCAAACCCCATTCATTGAATACATAAAACTTGGTTTGAGTCGCTTCTGAACTCAACGGAACTCCCTGGGTTCGGCGCAAAACGGATTTGATCCGTGCTAACAATTCTCTCGGATTGAATGGTTTGGGTACATAGTCATC from Gammaproteobacteria bacterium encodes:
- a CDS encoding response regulator, whose protein sequence is MENILIVDDDAELRELLQTYLERNGYRTTTAADGRGMWAALDRHQVDLIVLDLMLPGDDGLTLCRNLRAHTTLSSTPVIMLTARGEDMDRILGLEMGADDYVPKPFNPRELLARIKSVLRRTQGVPLSSEATQTKFYVFNEWGLDVVGRQLVSPQRVIIALTDGEFRLLRVFLEHPNRVLSRDQLLDLTRGRETIPFDRSIDVQVGRVRKRLNDTGPEPSIIKTVRGEGYVLSTKVERKTELPKS